The Halorubrum sp. BV1 genomic interval AACAAGGTAGCCGTAGGGGAATCTGCGGCTGGATCACCTCCACCGACCCGAGACCTCCCACACGAGAGGCTCACCTTAGACCGTTCACCAGAACGGTCACCACTCATGCATGGCTCGTGTCCACCCACCCACCGACCTGGACACCTTAGAACGACCACGGCTCACACCAACACGCGCCGAAAAGCCTTCCCCACAGGGAAGGCGGGCTCATAGCTCAGCGGTAGAGTGCCTCCCTTGCAAGGAGGATGCCCTGGGTTCGAATCCCAGTGAGTCCATGTCCCCCAACGCGAATCCGTCCCCTTAAGTGGGCGACGCAACTCCGTTGGGATACGACGACCGATGCACCATCCCGGGAAACCGCGGATGGGAAGGGTTCGACGAACACCCCGCCAGGGTGATTCGATGACGACCGTGTATACGTGCGATCCAGACGTCCACTGAACTCATCCGAGTTCGTGGAACGTCAGTGAACCATATACAGTCGGAACTACTCATACGAGTACTTCTGACACCGTCAGTCCTCTTCGGAGAACTGACAACACTACTGGCTACTGTGCCAGCTGGTGAATGGCTCGGCTCGAGAGCCGACGACGGACGTGCCAAGCTGCGAAAAGCTCATGGGACCCGCATGGAGGGAACGAACATGAGATCTCCCAATCGGAATCCGTATTACAATTGCCACGCGCAATAGGGAACCCCCCGAATTGAAACATCTCAGTAGGGGGAGGAACAGAACGCAACCGCGATGTCGCTAGTAACCGCGAGTGAACACGACACAGCCCAAACCGAAGGTCTTCGGACCAATGTGGTGTTCGGGTTGACATGCAAATTCTGACAACTCATTCGAAGTCTCCTGGAATGGAGCGTGACACAGGGTGACAACCCCGTAGAATGAGTCAGTACGAATGGCGTCAATACCAGAGTAGCAGGGGTCGGATATCCTCTGTGAACACCTCAGGCATCCCCTGAGAAGGCTAAACACTCCTCGAGACCGATAGCGAACAAGTAGCGTGAGCGAACGCTGAAAAGCACCCCGAGAAGGGCGGTGCAATAGGGCCTGAAATCAGCTGGCGATCGAGCGACAGGGCGTACAAGGCGTCTCTTGAAACGACCGAGAAGCGATTCTCTAGTAGGAAAAGAGACGAGCCGACGTCGTGTCGTGCGTTTTGAAAAACGACCCAGGGAGTGTACCTACATGGCGAGTCTAACCCGTGAACCGGGGAAGGCGCAGGGAAACCGATACGGCCGCAGCATTGCGAGGGCCACCGTGTTCAAGCGCGGGGAGCCACGTGGGTACGACCCGAAACCAGGCGATCTATACACAGGCAGGGTGAAGCGTGGCGAAAGCCACGTGGAGGCCCGTTAGAGGTGGTATTCTACAATATCCTCTCGTGATCTGTGCATAGGGGTGAAAGGCCCATCGAGCCTGGCAACAGCTGGTTCCAACCGAAACATGTCGAAGCATGACCTCATCCGAGATAGCCCGCGGGGTAGAGCTACCGATTGGATGACCCGCCTCCGAGAGGAGTCGGCCATCCTGTCGAACTCCAAACCCGCAGGCGTTGTAGACGATGGGAGTCCGGTGTGCGGGGTAAGCCTGTGCACCATGAGGGGAACAACCCAGAGCCGGGTTAAGGTCCCAAAGTGTAGATTAAGTGCGATTCGAAGGTGGTCTCAAGCCCTAAACAGCCGGGAGGTGAGCTTAGAAGCAGCTACCCTCTAAGAAAAGCGTAACAGCTTACCGGCCGAGGTTTGAGGCGCCCAAAATGATCGGGGCTCAAATCTACCACCGAGACCTGGCCGTGTCCGTGAAAGGACAACCGCGTAGGTTGGCGTACTGTTCGGACGGAAGCTCGGGCGAGAGCTCGCGTGGACCGTTCAGTAACGACAATCCTGGTCACAGTAGCAGCGATAGTCGGGTGAGAACCTCGACGGCCTGATGTGTAAGGGTTCCTCGGCACTGCCACTCAGCCGAGGGTTAGCCGGTCCTAAGACGTACCGTAACTCGACTACGTCAACGGGAAGCTGGTTAATATTCCAGCGCCATCATGCAGTGAACGCCGACGCCGTATGGACCGCTGAGCCGGGTTTTCGCCCGGTCAAATCATGGAAGCTCGTGGACGCCGTCACGGCACGAAGCGAGCGAAACGTGAGATAGCGCAAGTCAGCCGTACATAGGGCCCGTGAAAAGGCAAGCATGATGTCCGTACCAAGATCCGACACAGGTACACTCCCAGAGCAAGGGAAGGCCTGTCGGGAGAACCGACGTTAGGGAATTCGGCAAGTTAGTCCCGTACCTTCGGAAGAAGGGATGCCTGCTCTCTACGGAGCAGGTCGCAGTGACTCGGGCGCTCCGACTGTCTAATAACAACACAGGTGACCGCAAATCCGCAAGGACTCGTACGGTCACTGAATCCTGCCCAGTGCGGGTATCTGAACACCTCGTACAAGAGGACGAAGGACCCGTCAACGGCGGGGGTAACTATGACCCTCTTAAGGTAGCGTAGTACCTTGCCGCTTCAGTAGCGGCTTGCATGAATGGATAAACGAGAGCCCCACTGTCCCAACGTTGGACCCGGTGAACTGTACGTTCCAGTGCGGAGTCTGGAGACCCCCAAGGGGAAGCGAAGACCCTATAGAGCTTTACTGCAGGCTGTCGCTGAGACGTGGTCGCCGATGTGCAGCATAGGTAGGAGACATTACACAGGTACCCGCGCTAGCGGGCCACCGAGTCAGCATTGAAATACTACCCGTCGGTGACTGCGACTCTCACTCCGGGAGGAGTACACCGGTAGCCGGGCAGTTTGACTGGGGCGGTACGCGCTCGAAAAGATATCGAGCGCGCCCGAAGATCATCTCAGCCGGGTCGGGAATCCGGCGAAGAGCGCAAGAGCACAAGATGGTCTGACAGTGTCATTCCCAACGAGTGACGCTGACGCGAAAGCGTGGTCTAGCGAACCTACGAGGCTCCGGAATGGGGCCCGTAGATGACAGAAAAGCTACCTTAGGGATAACAGAGTCGTCACCCGCAAGAGCACATATCGACCGGGTGGCTTGCTACCTCGATGTCGGTTCCCTCCATCCTGCCCGTGCAGAAGCGGGCAAGGGTGAGGTTGTTCGCCTATTAAAGGAGGTCGTGAGCTGGGTTTAGACCGTCGTGAGACAGGTCGGCTGCTATCTATTGGGGGTGTCAAGGTACTTGACGTGAACGAACGTATAGTACGAGAGGAACTACGTTTGGTCGCCACTGGTGTACCGGTTGTTCGCAAGAGCATTGCCGGGTAGCCACGCGACACGGGGTAAGAGCTGAACGCATCTAAGCTCGAAACCCACATGGAAAAGAAGTACCGTTGAGGTCACTCGTAGAAGACGAGTTCGATAGACTCGGGATGTGCGCGCCGAGGCAACGAGGCGTTAAGTCCACGAGCACTAACAGACCGAAGCCACAATCATACGGCACTGACACCACACTCGCATGAGTTCAGGCGGTAACTGGATCGCACGTACACACGGTCGGCCGATCGCAAGATCGGAACCACCCGACACAGGCGTCTCTCCACACGGAGAGTCTCGGTTCGAGTCCGAGAGTCGGCATGAAGGCGGCCAGAGCGGTGGGGGAACACCCGTACCCATTCCGAACACGGAAGTTAAGCCCACCAGCGTACCGGGAAGTACTGGAGTGAGCGATCCTCTGGGAACCGCGGTTCGCCGCCTACCCACTCATACCGGGAGTATACTCCCACTCACGCCCAGCGACACCGCGTCGCTGGGCTTTTTACAGTTATACAGAGAGCTATCATCCTCTCGCGACCGCTAGGCTTAAACGCTCCACTGCGGTACGTTCGATAGCGCCAAGGTGGCAGAGTCTGGTCAGACGCAGCGGCCTGCAGAGCCGCCCAACGCCGGTTCAAATCCGGCCCTTGGCTTGATTTTCAGACGGATAGTCGCACGACTGTAGGTGTTTCGTGCGGAAAGTGAGCGGTTAGTGTAGATTACAGATCGGCGGCGTCGAGCACTTCGTGGGGGACGTTCGCCTCTCGAAACTTGGTCGTGTGGTGTGAGAGCTGGTCGGGGCCGACGACGAGGAGGAGGTCCACGCCGCGGACGGCGGCCTCCGTCGTGGCCTCGACCGTACCGAACCGGATGTCTGGCTGGATACCAGCACGCGTGACGAGGGTGTACGCTTCGGTTCCGGCAGTTGCGACGAGTTGGTCCCCCGAGTGCCACTCGTCGATGCGGTCTGGATCCACTGGGGTCCTGTCGGTGACTTGCGGCACGCGAACGACGGTGACGTATCCGGTTTCGTAGTCAACGACCCCTTCGAAGTCCGTGACACCGACGGCTTCACCGGGGTCGCCGCTCGTGACGGCGACGGCGTGCGCCGTGCCACCGTTGGGGTCGGCGTGGAGGACTCCGTCGCGCATCACCAGCCCGACTTCCGTTCCCTCGTCGATGGCGTCGATCGCGATCGCGGCGTCGACTTCGACGCTTCCCAACACGTCGGAGGTGACGCGCTCTAAATACGCTTCGAGGTTGTCTGTGCGAGAGATGAGCCAGTCGACTCCTTCTTTCGTCACGTTGTATCGACCCCGACCGCGCTTGTCGACGTAGTCGTGTTCCACGAGGTCTCGGACGTAATCGCTGACCGCTTGTGAGGTCACACCGATCGTGTCTGCGATTTCGTGTTGACTCACTGCGGGTTGGCGTGCGGCGATCTCCACTAGCACCTGATAGCGCGTTGCGTCGCGCTTGCTGTCGAGGACCTCTGGGGGTGCGTCCCTGTCGGGATCTGCCATTATCGACTGTCGTCGCTCTACAAGTAAAATTGTACTGTCCCCACAGTGGGTCAACGGCCGGTCGATTCGCGCCGTACCGCTGTGATCCGGCGTCGCTCCGTCGACGGCGGGTCACTCGGCCGGATCCATCGCACGCACGGTGGGCCGATCGCGCTCGGCTTAGTAACCGTTATACACCGGGTGACCCATGCTGCAACTATGCAACGACGCGCTGTGGCCGTGTATGCCACGCTCTTCATTCTCATCGCGGGGGTGGCCGGCGTCCTCACCGCGACGGCTGAGACTCCGGAAATAGCGCTTGAAAACCCAGACTTCGAGGTATCTGAGGGAGATACGATCGACGTGGACGGCCAGACGTACACGGTCTCCGGTATCTCCGAGACTGAGCAAGGCGGTGCTCACGGCGGATCGGCCACGACGGTCATCTCCGGCACGCTCGAACGCGAGTTCCAGACGCAGATGTCTGAGGCGTGGGACAACGGGTCGACGGTGACGATCGACGACACCGAGTGGCGCGTCGAGATCTCAGGCGAGGATCCGAGCTCGGTCACGCTCGTCGAGGTGCTCGACCGGCAGGCGATCCTCGAGAGCGACGATGCGGCTGACAATGAGACGGTCACTCGCGACGACGGTGAGTACGTCGCGGTTACCGAGGACGGCGAGACGACGCTGGTCCCGGCCGAGGAATACTTCCCGGCACCCGACCAGCGATCGCTTTCGACCGGCGACTCGATCGACTACCAAGACCGGACTGTGACCGTCGACGACGTTACGACCGGTCAGGCGGTCGTCGTCTGGGAGGGGACACAGACCGAGACGATAGATGTCGGACAGGAGTCGATGGTCACTCTCGGCGAGACCGAGTTCGTCGCGCACTACCCGGACGCGTCGACGCTGACGCTTTCGACGGACATCGCCGCCTACGAGGCGCAGGTTGACCAGCAGGAGCAGTATCAGCGGTACAACAACGGCCTCACGCGAGTGATCGTCCTCAGCATCCTCTCGACGCTGCTGCTCGCCGCGACGGCGTTCGTTCCGTCTCGGTACTGAGCGTTCCCCGGAGCGTTCAATTTCACACCGTTCTCCCGTTCTGGGTGCGCGTCTGCGTTCGACGAGATAACACCGGTGTCAGCCGGTCACCCGGCTGTCCCGTCCGTATTTTTACGTATCCGTCTCGTATCCCGAGTATGAGCGACGACCACTCGACGCCGGTCACGCCGGATCTTCCCGACGCACCGTTTCACACGAGGGGCACCGATCACATCACCGTCTGGGGGAGCAATGAGGCCGACACGATCGCGTTCTACCGCGACCTGCTCGGTATGCCGCTCGTGTTGCGGCAGCCGAACCTGGATGATCCCTCGCAGACGCACCTGTTTTTCGACACGGGTGACGGGCGGATACTGACGTTCTTCGTGAGCGACGACCGTCCGTCTGCTCGCGGTCAGCGAGCCGGAACCGGCGCGGTCCATCACCTCTGTTTCAGCGTCGATCCGGACGAGTACGAGGACATCATGGCCGCGCTCTCCGAGGCCGGGAAGGGGTACAACGTCTTTGACCGCGGGATATTCCACTCGATTTACACGCAGGACAACAACGGGCTCGTTATCGAGCTGTCGTCCGACAAGTACGAGATCCCGGACGAGCGGAAGGGTGAGGTCCTCGCGACGGCACAGCGGATCCGCGAGGACGACGGAGCTGATTTCGCACAGGATCGACACATGGAGGCCGCATTGGAGGAACTGGGGCTTCCCGTCAACAAGTACGACCTTCCGGACGCGGACGCGGGCGTTGGGGTCTGAAACGGGAGTCGATCGAGCGCGTCCGAGCCGGGTCCTTTTGCCGTCCGGCGAGTCAACACGGATGTGACGTTCAGTATCTGTGTTCGCGAGCGATACACCGACGACAGCGGAACCGAACAGATCAGGTACGGCGTGGCGGCGACGGCTCGGCTCCCGGGCGTCGGCACGCTCTGTCCGTTCGCCTCGGCTGACGGCGCGGTAGCGACGCAGTCGTTCGCCAACCCGGATCTCGGTCGGAAGGGCGTGGAGTACCTCGCAGACGGACTCGCAGTGGACGACGCGCTTCGGTCGCTTTTGAACGCTGACGACGGGCGGGAGAAGCGTCAGGTCCACGGCGTCGGTGCCGACGACGTCTTCGCGTTCACCGGAGAGGGGTGCCGAGACTGGAGCGGCCACGTCGTCGGGGAGAACTTCACCGTCGCGGGAAATCTATTGACCGGCCGAGACGTCGTCGACGACACCGCGGCTGCCTACGAGTCGAACGCACACGCTGACGCGTCCCTTGCGCGGCGGCTGATCGACGCGCTCGCAGCCGGTCACGATGCGGGCGGGGACCGGAGAGCGGATCTCACGGTTCAGTCCGCGGCGCTTTTGGTCACGACCACCGAGGCGTCCGACCTCTCGCCGTACTACAACGACCTGCGCGTCGACGCCACGGAGACGCCGATCTCGACCCTTCGCGAGACCTACGAGGCGGCGACGCGCGGCTACGAGGCGGTGACAGAGAAGTACGCGGTCGCGTCGGGAGGTTCCGAGTAAGTGTCTTGTGGGACTGCGTCTGATTAGTCCGCCGGAAGTGTCACCTTCGCGAGCACCGGGAGGTGGTCTGACGGATATCGGCCTCTATCGTCACGATCGGTTAACGTCGCGAACGCCTCGACGTCGACGGTGGGTGACACGAGCACATGGTCGATCCGCCGGCCGTGGATCAGCCGAGCGAAGTCCGTCAGGCTGGTCGCCGGGCCGTGCCGGAGGTCGGCAGCCGCGGCAGCGTCACGGAAGCGGTTCACACCGTCTCGACCCCCGGTGTCGTCCGTATCGGCTTCGCCGTCACCGTCCCTTGCCGTGAGTATCTGGTGTGGGACTGACTCCGGCGTGCAGTTGAGATCGCCGACGAGCACGAGCGGAAGCGGATGGTCCGCCTCGCCACTGGGCACCGCCTCGGTCGCGTCTCCGGCGGTCTCCGGGAGTCGCCGCCGGAGCAACCGCGCGGATTCTCGGCGAGCCCGGCCGCTCACGTGATCGAAGTGCGTGTTGGCGACGAGGAACGAGCGGCGTCTCCCGCCGTCACCCGTCCCTCGGTCGTCGTCTCGTCGTGGTTCGTCGGGGCGGTCGCTGGCGGGTCGCACGCGCGCCCACGTCGCGATCCGCGGGTGGGTCGCATCCCAGTCTGCCGACGGGGAGTCGGGCGTCTCAGAGAGCCAAAACGTCCCGTGGTCCGCGATCCGTAGACGGTCCGTGCGAACGCCGATCGGGCACCCCTCACCGTCGCCGTCACTGTCGCGTCCGCGGCCGACAAAGGCGTATTCCGGAAGTCGCTCCCGGAGGTCGCGCCGCTGCTCGGCGATCGGCTCTTGAAACGCGACGACGTCCGGGCGATGAAAGCGAACGAGCCGCGCGACCGCGTCGCGCCGCTCGTGCCACGCGTCGTGGTGATCGTTACGGTTCGCGTAACGGACGTTGTAGCTCACGATCCGAATCTCGGTCATTGTCAGTGCGGTCGGGTGGCGGCCGATTAAAACGTCCGGCGCGTCGATAGCCAGCGTGCGTCCGCGGATCCGGGCGTACCTCTCGGTGATTACGCAGAGAACTCGTACAGCTCGTCGCCGACGTGGTGGATCGAGGAGACGACCTTGCCGCTCTCGCCGGCCATCTCGTCGCCGTCGACCAGCGCGCGACCGACCGCGAGCACCTTCTCGTGGGTTTCTTCTGCGATCACGACCAGATCCCCCTCGCGAATCGCGGGGTCCGCTTCGACGATCCCCGGTCGCATCACGTCGGCACCGTCGGAGACGAACGAGATCGCACCGGCGTCGACCGTGACGACGCCCGTCTCCGGCTCGTAGTCGTTCGCGCCCCGAACGGTGAGGAAGGGCTCGTCGTCGTCCACGTAGAAGACGGCCGGGTCCCCGTCGACCAGCACGAGTTCGTAGTCCGCGTCGACGAACTCGACGAGTTCGAAGGCGTCTCCGTCGATATCGACCCCGAGGTGGTCTGCGACCGCCTCGCGGATCGCGTCGATGTCGTCGCTCCGGAGGTGATGCCGCGATTTCACTTGCATGGACGCTCTGTCGACCGCTCGGCCGATAAATGGTCCGTTCCGTGCCGACTCTCTCCTCGTTGGACCGATCAAAACGGCCTTAAGCAACCTGTTCGTATCGGCTCGTATGCTCAACCCACTGGCGATCACGTCGCTCGCGAACCCGCTCGCGATCGTTATCGCAGGGATCGCGACGCTGACTGTGGTCCTCGTCAGCTCGCTGAAGGGGACGGGGTGGGAACCGACGACGGACATCTCGGATACGGTTCTCGAACGGCGCGCATCCGCCGTTCCAGAGACCGATTTCCCCGAGCCGGGCAACCGAGCGATCGGCGGCGGTGGCGGCGGCGGTGCGATTCCCGCCGGCGCAGAGGGTGAAGAGGGCGAACTCGAAGACGGGAGCACGGCGAGTTCCGGTCCCGGTGACATCCCCGAAGACGAAGTCGAGTACTTCGACGTCGAGTTCGTCAAACAGGGCGAGACGGTCGAACTCTCGAACGACCAGCCGATCCTCGAACAGGGCGAAGACCAGGGCTGGGACCTGCCGTACGCCTGCCGGCAGGGACAGTGCGTTTCCTGTGCCGGCCGTATCGCGGACGGTCCGTCCGAGGACTTCGTCGAACACGACAACCAGCAGATGCTCGAAGACCCCGAGCTCGACGACGGATACACGCTGACGTGCGTCGCGTACCCCCGCGACTCCTTCAGCATCGAGACCGGCGAGGCACCCTAACTACTCGCCGGATCCCGGTACCTCTGGATTGCCCGGTCGCGCGTTGCCTGTGTGGTTCGTCCTCTCGAAGCGGCGTCTGTCGTCCGGCGCGACACCCTTTTTTCGGCTCGCGTGAAGAACACGTATGTCTCTCATCACCCTTCTCGGGGGAGGGGTTGTCGCCGCGGTCGTCGCGCTCGCATCTGTTCTCGTCTACCGGGACGCGACGCGAATCGGCGTCGAAGTCGGCTCGCCGTTTTTGTGGGCCGCGCTCGTCCTCCTCTCGTCCGGTGTGAGTGTTGTCACCGCGGTTCTCGTTCCCGACGCCCCCCTCCCGGGGGTGCTCGTGTTGGCCGTCATGGGGCCGCTCTTGTACCTGCTCGAACGCGACGACTCGACGCACGCCGACGGACCGCCGGACCCGACACACCTCCCCAGCGGATCGGACGCCGCCGACGACCGTGACGAGTGACCGCCCTGCCGGCCGACGTCGGCGTAACCCGCTGAATCGACGATGACACAGTTCGTTTCGCCCGCTCGATGTGCTCGCAAACCGCAAGCTTCCATACGGTCGGACTCTAACGCGGGACAATGAGCGACGAGAGCCTCGCCGAGCGAGTTGAGCAGTGGATGGTCGGTCAGATGCCGATCATCCAGATGCATGGCGGCACGAGCGTCGTCCGCGAGGCCGACCCCGACACCGGCGAGGTCGTCGTCGAACTCGGCGGTACCTGCTCCGGCTGCGGCATCTCGAACATCACCGCCGACAACATCCGCCGCGACCTGATCATGGATTTCGAGGAGGTTACGAACGTGACCGTTCGGACGGCTTCCTCGGGCGATCAGGGCGCGTCCACGGTCGAAGGCGGCCGCGGCGGCGAACTCAAACACGAGACCGAATCCGCGAACCATTTTTAACCGCCGTCGCCGTCATCGCCCCGTCAGCGCCGTTGTCGGTCGCGCCCCGACAGAACGCATGCTGGTTGGGTCACGGATCCGGTCTGTCTTCTGTGTGTAGTCAACTAGCATGGATGCGGCTCGGGGTGACGTCGCAATGCCGATCGTGTGAATAACTCTGGAACATCCTCATATTCGTTCTATAACTCTGCTAATTCATGACCGATGCGGCTATTCGTATCGGTTCGGTCTCCGAGCTGACCGTGCGCCCGACTGACGGTCCGGTTCCAGCTACAGGGCGTCTTCGAGCGCCGACGCGACGTCTCTTGCCTTCTCGGCCAACGGCTCCGGCGTGTCGCCGGCAGCGACCGACTCTCGGAGGACGTCGTCGTCGACCCGCTCGACGGCTCCGTCTGGATGTTTCACCACGTCCACGTGGAGGTCGACGTAGCGCGCGGCGTCGGGGAACACCTCGACCGGCGTACAGACGTTGACGTACGTCCCCCGAACCGTCCCGTCGCTGCCGCGATACGTCGTCGGGTACCACCACCGCCCCTCCTTCAGACTCGTCTCCGCGATGTCCCCGGCTTCGCGCGAGACGCCTAACCCGTCGTAGGTGCCGCCGCCGGTCATCTCGCGCTCTACGGTGACCGATCCGTCGGCGTCGACCTCCGTCACCGTCGCCTCGCCGAGTGTGACGACCCGCCCGTCGGGTTTGCCGTGGTCGATCCGGAGTGCGCCACCCTCGGTCGGGCCGAACGCGTCCGTCACGACTCCGAACGGGAATTCGGCGTCCGGCCCGGGCTCACAAAGCGCCTCCGCGAGGTCGACGCCCGCGGACGCGTCGGCGGACCCCGCCTTCACGCGGTGGTGACCCGGCATCGTCGCGGTCACCTCGCGCCGCGCGTCGTCGAGTGAGAACCGGGTTTCCCGCCCGAACCAGGCCCAAAACCCCGAATTCGACGTTGCTATCGGCTCGTCGCGGAGTCGACTCGGATCGGCGAGGACGCCGAGACCGCCGGCCGCGTCGACGGCCGAACCCACCTCTTCGGCCGCCTCGATGGCGACGCGGAGGCCGGCCTCCAACTCGTCCGTCCCGGCGTCGACCGCGGACGACTTCCACACGGCTCGCCAGCCCTCGGGCGGCTCCAGTCCGAGCAGGTCGACCATTCCCGCGAGTTCGCGCGCGGTTTCGTCGTTTCGGACGTCGACGCGGGTTCCAGACCCCGGTTCGAGCGAGACGAGGTCGCCGCCGAGGCGAAGCGCGCCGTCGAGGGTCGGACGCCGGTCCGTCCACGGCGCGGCGGGCTCACGCACCTGCACGCGAACCGGATCGCCGGTCTCGACGTGGTCGTCGACGGTACCGTACGGGAGGTACCCCTCCGTGGTTTTCGAGCCCTTGTCTCCGCCGCTTTCCGTCTCGTCCGTCCCGACTCGGAGCCGCACGACCGCGCCTCCGCCGAGCGTCTCCGTCACCTCGCCGTCGAGCACCGTCCCGGTCGGTGCCGGATCCGTCCACGCGAGCGTGTCGAGGCCGATTTCTCCGATGTGCTCGCGGAGGTCTGCTATCGCCTCCGGATCGCCGTGCGCCCCGACGCCCTGTCTGTCCGCGGTCGTCTCCACCCGCACATCGGGTGGTGCGGTCGGAAACTCCGCCTCGAACCGTCGGCGTATCGGCCCGGACGCATCGACGACCTCGTGTCCCGCATCCAACAGCAGGCGGGTAATGGCGGTCGTGTAAATCCCCCGAATGCGGACGTTCACGGTCACAACACCTCGCGGTCGCGGGCGAATCGGACGCGGTCGTGGAGCGTCTCGCCGAGCGACAGTTCGATCAGCACGGGTCGGTCGCTACGCCCCTCCTCTGCGTCTCCGCTCTCGTTCCGGAGCACACGGCCGCCCTCAACCGGGACGCCCCACCCGTCGAGCGAGAGGTATCCCCGGAGGTCGCTGCCGTGCGTGAACAGATCGACGGCGGCGGTCGGGTGGGTCTGGACCGGTTCGGTGCTATGTGTCAGCTCCATATCGGAGTAGTACGGACCGTCTCCGTCGAAGAACGTCCGAATCCGGTCGGCGTCCTCGGCGACCAGCTCGGCGACGCGGTCGGACGCCGCCGCGATCGCGTCGGTATCGAGCCCCACCTCTCGAAGCGCCTGCTGGGTCCGGCTGTCGAAGTGCATACGCCTCGTTTCACGCGCTCGCGTTTCAAGACTGTCGTCCGCCATCGGTTAAGTGCCTGTGGACGAAATCCGCTCGCATGTCCTCCCAGTCGGACCCGATCGAGTCGCGAGCCGACGACGACCGGGACCTCTACGACATCGCCACGTGGGACGAACGAACGTCCCTCGACGGGCTTTCGGTCGCGTTACACTGGCTCATCACCCGCTCGGCCAAGGCGTTCGTGGTCCTCGTCGCGCTTCTGGGACTCCTCACCGTACTCGGGTCGATCGGCCTCGGGCTCGTCTTCGATCCCGCGGTGGCGATGCTCGTCGGACTCTCCGCCGTTCCGGCGCTCGGATTCGCCGCGTACGTCTACGTCTCCGACGTCACGAGCGGTGAACCCCTCTCGCTCCTCGTCGCCACGTTCCTGTTGTCGATCTTGACCGCCACGTTCGCGGCGATCCTCAACAGCGTCGCACAGCCGTACTTCCGGCAGTTCGGCTTCCTCGGTATGGTCGCGTTCTTCTTCGTTATCGTCGGTCCGATAGAGGAGACGGTGAAACTGCTCGCGGTCCGGCTGTACGCGTACACCGACGCCCGCTTCGACGCGGTCATCGACGGGGCGGTGTACGGCGCGATCGCCGGCCTCGGCTTCGCCGTCATCGAGAACCTCGTCTACATCGCGCAGTCGGTCGACATCGGGGAACTCACGCTCGGGATCGCGGCGCTCGGCGCGGGCGACGGAATCGCCGCACTCCGCGCGCTGGCGGGGCCGGGCCACGTCATCTACTCGGCGTTCGCGGGGTACTACCTCGGGCTCGCGAAGTTTAACCCCGGCAACCGCGGACCGATCGTGGTAAAGGGGCT includes:
- a CDS encoding MarR family transcriptional regulator, which gives rise to MADPDRDAPPEVLDSKRDATRYQVLVEIAARQPAVSQHEIADTIGVTSQAVSDYVRDLVEHDYVDKRGRGRYNVTKEGVDWLISRTDNLEAYLERVTSDVLGSVEVDAAIAIDAIDEGTEVGLVMRDGVLHADPNGGTAHAVAVTSGDPGEAVGVTDFEGVVDYETGYVTVVRVPQVTDRTPVDPDRIDEWHSGDQLVATAGTEAYTLVTRAGIQPDIRFGTVEATTEAAVRGVDLLLVVGPDQLSHHTTKFREANVPHEVLDAADL
- a CDS encoding VOC family protein; this encodes MSDDHSTPVTPDLPDAPFHTRGTDHITVWGSNEADTIAFYRDLLGMPLVLRQPNLDDPSQTHLFFDTGDGRILTFFVSDDRPSARGQRAGTGAVHHLCFSVDPDEYEDIMAALSEAGKGYNVFDRGIFHSIYTQDNNGLVIELSSDKYEIPDERKGEVLATAQRIREDDGADFAQDRHMEAALEELGLPVNKYDLPDADAGVGV
- a CDS encoding DUF1028 domain-containing protein produces the protein MTFSICVRERYTDDSGTEQIRYGVAATARLPGVGTLCPFASADGAVATQSFANPDLGRKGVEYLADGLAVDDALRSLLNADDGREKRQVHGVGADDVFAFTGEGCRDWSGHVVGENFTVAGNLLTGRDVVDDTAAAYESNAHADASLARRLIDALAAGHDAGGDRRADLTVQSAALLVTTTEASDLSPYYNDLRVDATETPISTLRETYEAATRGYEAVTEKYAVASGGSE
- a CDS encoding endonuclease/exonuclease/phosphatase family protein, giving the protein MTEIRIVSYNVRYANRNDHHDAWHERRDAVARLVRFHRPDVVAFQEPIAEQRRDLRERLPEYAFVGRGRDSDGDGEGCPIGVRTDRLRIADHGTFWLSETPDSPSADWDATHPRIATWARVRPASDRPDEPRRDDDRGTGDGGRRRSFLVANTHFDHVSGRARRESARLLRRRLPETAGDATEAVPSGEADHPLPLVLVGDLNCTPESVPHQILTARDGDGEADTDDTGGRDGVNRFRDAAAAADLRHGPATSLTDFARLIHGRRIDHVLVSPTVDVEAFATLTDRDDRGRYPSDHLPVLAKVTLPAD
- a CDS encoding RNA-binding protein; protein product: MQVKSRHHLRSDDIDAIREAVADHLGVDIDGDAFELVEFVDADYELVLVDGDPAVFYVDDDEPFLTVRGANDYEPETGVVTVDAGAISFVSDGADVMRPGIVEADPAIREGDLVVIAEETHEKVLAVGRALVDGDEMAGESGKVVSSIHHVGDELYEFSA
- a CDS encoding 2Fe-2S iron-sulfur cluster-binding protein, which encodes MLNPLAITSLANPLAIVIAGIATLTVVLVSSLKGTGWEPTTDISDTVLERRASAVPETDFPEPGNRAIGGGGGGGAIPAGAEGEEGELEDGSTASSGPGDIPEDEVEYFDVEFVKQGETVELSNDQPILEQGEDQGWDLPYACRQGQCVSCAGRIADGPSEDFVEHDNQQMLEDPELDDGYTLTCVAYPRDSFSIETGEAP
- a CDS encoding NifU family protein — encoded protein: MSDESLAERVEQWMVGQMPIIQMHGGTSVVREADPDTGEVVVELGGTCSGCGISNITADNIRRDLIMDFEEVTNVTVRTASSGDQGASTVEGGRGGELKHETESANHF
- a CDS encoding DUF402 domain-containing protein is translated as MNVRIRGIYTTAITRLLLDAGHEVVDASGPIRRRFEAEFPTAPPDVRVETTADRQGVGAHGDPEAIADLREHIGEIGLDTLAWTDPAPTGTVLDGEVTETLGGGAVVRLRVGTDETESGGDKGSKTTEGYLPYGTVDDHVETGDPVRVQVREPAAPWTDRRPTLDGALRLGGDLVSLEPGSGTRVDVRNDETARELAGMVDLLGLEPPEGWRAVWKSSAVDAGTDELEAGLRVAIEAAEEVGSAVDAAGGLGVLADPSRLRDEPIATSNSGFWAWFGRETRFSLDDARREVTATMPGHHRVKAGSADASAGVDLAEALCEPGPDAEFPFGVVTDAFGPTEGGALRIDHGKPDGRVVTLGEATVTEVDADGSVTVEREMTGGGTYDGLGVSREAGDIAETSLKEGRWWYPTTYRGSDGTVRGTYVNVCTPVEVFPDAARYVDLHVDVVKHPDGAVERVDDDVLRESVAAGDTPEPLAEKARDVASALEDAL